The Streptomyces sp. HSG2 genome has a segment encoding these proteins:
- a CDS encoding MFS transporter: MSLPRKRGREATDDTEGAPRPGVRPTEPTDPNDHGGQGVLGRAHRALSVGIVSVIVLIAFEATAVGTAMPVAARELDGVALYAFAFSAYFTTSLFGMVVSGQWADRRGPSAPFAWGILAFAGGLVLSGTAGGMWPFLLGRAVQGLGGGLVIVALYVVIARAYPERLRPALMAALAAGWILPSVVGPLAAGLVTEHLGWRWVFLGIPLLVLAPLALALPRIRRRVAGPGSAADGGDTRAPLDRRRVRLALAVSVGAGLLQYAAQDRRLIALLPAAAGLALLVPSVRGLLPPGTLRAARGLPSVVLLRGVAAGSFVVAESFVPLMLVTQRGLSPTSAGLSLAAGGLTWALGSWLQARPATEPHRERLMTLGMLLVAAAVAAAPCVLVEAVPAVTLAVAWAFGCFGMGLVISSTSVLLLKLSAPGETGRDSAALQISDGLANILLLAGAGVAFATLGGGAVGHAVGGHSASRPGAFLAVFLPMAAVALAGAWLTRRLVPPAPTARALPGTVAARTGDRTGAERASDRTPEARV; this comes from the coding sequence ATGTCCCTTCCCCGAAAGCGCGGCCGTGAGGCCACCGACGACACCGAGGGCGCTCCCCGTCCCGGGGTGCGCCCGACGGAGCCGACGGATCCGAACGACCACGGCGGCCAGGGCGTGCTGGGCAGGGCGCATCGGGCCCTGAGCGTCGGCATCGTCTCGGTCATCGTCCTGATCGCCTTCGAGGCGACGGCCGTGGGCACCGCGATGCCTGTCGCGGCCCGCGAACTGGACGGCGTCGCGCTCTACGCCTTCGCGTTCTCCGCCTACTTCACGACCAGCCTGTTCGGCATGGTGGTCTCCGGCCAGTGGGCCGACCGGCGCGGTCCGTCGGCGCCGTTCGCCTGGGGCATCCTCGCTTTCGCGGGCGGGCTCGTGCTCTCCGGGACCGCCGGGGGCATGTGGCCCTTCCTGCTGGGCCGCGCCGTGCAGGGGCTCGGCGGGGGCTTGGTCATCGTGGCCCTCTACGTGGTCATCGCGCGCGCCTACCCCGAGCGACTCCGCCCGGCGCTCATGGCCGCCCTGGCCGCCGGGTGGATCCTGCCCTCCGTGGTCGGTCCGCTGGCCGCCGGGCTCGTGACCGAGCATCTCGGGTGGCGCTGGGTGTTCCTGGGCATCCCGTTGCTGGTCCTGGCCCCCCTGGCGCTGGCACTCCCGCGCATCCGCCGGCGTGTGGCCGGGCCCGGCTCGGCGGCCGACGGGGGCGACACCCGCGCGCCGCTGGACCGTCGGCGTGTGCGGCTCGCCCTCGCCGTCTCGGTCGGCGCGGGCCTCCTCCAGTACGCGGCCCAGGACCGCCGCTTGATCGCACTCCTGCCCGCCGCCGCCGGGCTGGCGCTGTTGGTGCCCTCCGTTCGCGGGCTGCTGCCGCCCGGCACCCTGCGCGCGGCACGCGGTCTGCCCTCCGTGGTCCTGCTTCGGGGTGTGGCGGCCGGCTCCTTCGTCGTCGCCGAGTCCTTCGTGCCGTTGATGCTGGTCACCCAGCGCGGTCTCAGCCCCACGTCGGCCGGTCTGTCGCTGGCGGCGGGGGGCCTGACGTGGGCGCTCGGCTCGTGGCTCCAGGCCCGTCCCGCGACGGAGCCCCACCGGGAGCGGCTGATGACACTGGGCATGCTGCTGGTCGCCGCGGCCGTCGCCGCGGCACCCTGTGTGCTCGTCGAGGCCGTGCCCGCCGTGACGTTGGCCGTCGCCTGGGCGTTCGGATGCTTCGGCATGGGGTTGGTGATCTCCTCGACCAGCGTGCTGCTGCTGAAGCTCTCCGCTCCCGGGGAGACGGGGCGCGACTCCGCCGCGCTTCAGATCTCGGACGGCCTGGCCAACATCCTGCTGCTCGCCGGTGCCGGTGTGGCCTTCGCCACCCTCGGCGGGGGAGCCGTGGGTCACGCCGTAGGCGGACACTCCGCCTCGCGGCCGGGTGCCTTCCTGGCGGTCTTCCTCCCGATGGCGGCGGTGGCCCTGGCGGGGGCCTGGCTGACCCGACGGCTCGTGCCGCCGGCGCCGACGGCTCGGGCACTGCCGGGGACGGTCGCCGCGAGGACGGGGGACCGGACGGGCGCCGAGAGGGCCTCCGACCGGACGCCGGAGGCCCGGGTGTGA